One window of Diabrotica undecimpunctata isolate CICGRU chromosome 8, icDiaUnde3, whole genome shotgun sequence genomic DNA carries:
- the LOC140447548 gene encoding uncharacterized protein, with amino-acid sequence MSKFNSSRTLRILSLCAQTSEDSNDMQNAINGTSLTAIGDQVQILTNVEIPREDLERDLPEPIPTYDATLMATKNEATEGMEEDILTSEIGIQQRYNGADNVVDGEQVDAENDFSNDDSMQDLPYLPEQIPTYDAALMETPIEATEDSDRESDSYSVSCARKRSANPEEWRRNKVKKLRNSGKSYKSNKGTIMHARQMKETCSQTCRLKCFENSVDIRTHIHRKFWDLGNINLQRDFISRHTNEVRPKYQNKTPGSNRKHNLQYKFRINDKDTRVCKTFFLNTLGVSDRYIYTTWKKTDDAGILEDDRRGKHVAHKKSDKVALEKIRQHIKMFPTIESHYLRAQTSRVFIDGSLTISEMYRLYKDKCISDGDICLKKHHYERIFNYEFNIGFFSPKKDQCSECEVYKNSNEEQRKSLQDNYDLHIKNKNQARESKKQDLELANDVNQYSVCDYDLQAVLQTPRGDVSMFYYKRRLNVYNFTLFDNVSKQGYCFMWNESVAKRGSNEIASCVYYYMTNHAISKNLIFFSDNCAGQNKNKFIASMYLYVVTNVSHIESITHKFLITGHTQNAGDNMHSLIERQKKRVLKSGPIYVPTEWATVVKCSKKSGSPYIVREMETKDFIDFKHVSFLLGNNYKIDQNKKNVKWTDIKILQCRKDSPHIIFFKYNYDDELWNSFNLKKSSRTTHNIREVLLKPAYKEQPKIQMAKKKDLVYLCHSSMIPEAYHSFYENILAQDDQEEDNNQQKVCLHFLQFFPCKSVVTLKFQY; translated from the exons atgtcaaaatttaatagtTCCAGAACATTGAGGATTTTATCCCTGTGTGCGCAGACAAGTGAGGATAGCAACGACATGCAGA ATGCTATCAATGGTACTTCATTAACTGCTATCGGTGATCAAGTTCAAATTTTAACGAACGTTGAAATACCGAGAGAGGACTTAGAGAGAGATCTCCCAGAACCAATTCCAACTTATGACGCTACATTAATGGCAACAAAAAACGAAGCTACTGAAGGTATGGAAGAGGACATTTTGACCAGTGAAATAGGGATTCAACAGAGATACAATGGTGCTGACAACGTTGTAGACGGGGAACAGGTTGATGCAGAAAACGACTTTTCCAATGATGATTCTATGCAAGATCTCCCATATCTCCCAGAACAAATTCCAACCTATGACGCTGCATTAATGGAAACACCAATCGAAGCTACTGAAGATAGTGACCGTGAAAGTGACAGTTACAGTGTATCTTGTGCGAGAAAACGAAGTGCAAATCCTGAAGAATGGAGACGAAATAAGGTCAAGAAACTTCGCAACTCTGGTAAGTCCTACAAGTCAAATAAAGGTACAATCATGCACGCTCGACAGATGAAAGAAACTTGTTCTCAAACTTGTcgtttaaaatgttttgaaaattctgTGGATATAAGAACGCATATTCATCGAAAATTTTGGGACCTGGGTAACATAAATTTACAAAGAGACTTTATATCACGACACACCAATGAAGTTAGACCTAAGTATCAAAATAAAACACCTGGAAGCAATCGCAAACATAACTTGCAATATAAATTTAGGATTAATGACAAGGACACTCGAGTATGCAAGACGTTTTTTCTCAATACTTTGGGAGTGAGTGATCGATATATTTACACCACATGGAAGAAAACTGATGATGCTGGTATCCTCGAAGATGATCGAAGAGGGAAGCATGTGGCTCATAAAAAATCTGATAAAGTTGCCTTGGAAAAAATACGTCAGCACATAAAAATGTTCCCGACCATCGAAAGTCACTATTTAAGGGCTCAAACTAGTAGAGTTTTTATTGATGGTAGCTTAACCATATCCGAAATGTATAGACTATACAAAGATAAGTGTATTTCAGACGGCgatatttgtcttaagaaacatcaCTATGAACGAATATTTAATTATGAATTTAACATTGGATTCTTTTctcctaaaaaagatcaatgttcaGAGTGTGAAGTGTATAAAAACTCTAATGAAGAGCAGAGAAAATCATTGCAGGACAACTACGACttgcatattaaaaacaaaaatcaagcACGCGAATCAAAGAAACAAGATCTAGAATTAGCTAATGATGTAAATCAATATTCCGTTTGCGATTACGATCTTCAAGCTGTATTACAGACGCCACGCGGAGATGTATCAATGTTTTATTATAAGCGACGTTTAAATGTGTATAATTTCACATTATTTGATAACGTATCCAAACAAGGATACTGCTTTATGTGGAATGAGTCTGTAGCGAAACGAGGAAGTAATGAAATTGCAAGTTGTGTCTATTATTACATGACAAATCATGCAATaagcaaaaatttaattttttttagcgaCAACTGTGCCGggcagaacaaaaataaatttatcgcCTCTATGTATTTGTATGTTGTTACTAATGTGAGTCATATAGAATCGATTACCCACAAGTTTTTAATAACAGGTCACACACAAAACGCTGGTGACAACATGCACTCATTAATAGAGCGACAAAAGAAAAGAGTGCTGAAGAGCGGTCCAATTTATGTTCCTACTGAATGGGCAACTGTAGTGAAATGTAGCAAAAAAAGTGGTTCACCCTACATAGTTCGAGAAATGGAAACAAAggacttcattgattttaaacatgtttcctttctgttgggaaacaattataaaattgatcaaaataaaaaaaatgtgaagtgGACAGATATAAAAATTCTGCAATGTAGAAAAGATAGTCCGCACATAATTTTCTTTAAGTACAACTATGATGACGAACTATGGAATTcttttaatctaaaaaaatcatcgcggactacacataatatacgagaagtgctacttaaacctgcctacaaagaacagccaaaaattcaaatggccaaaaagaaagatttggtatacttatgccattcgagtatgataccagaagcttaccatagtttttatgaaaatattttggcCCAAGATGATCAAGAAGAGGACAACAACCAACAGAAAgtgtgtctacactttttacaattttttccgtgcaaaagtgttgtaactttaaaattccaatactaa